The following are encoded together in the Bacillus sp. NP157 genome:
- a CDS encoding efflux transporter outer membrane subunit, with the protein MNMLTRPLLIAASTAALAACAVGPDYVRPPAPAPVAFKEAPAGWQAAQPGDGVPRGAWWSVYGDRDLDDLVAQVAVNNQNLKASEAAYRQATAVVAEARAGYSPTVSLTPSASRQRSGGSSGSAGTATTRSTRGVELSGSWEPDLWGKVRRQVESDKAAAQASAAELADLTLSAQAELVSDYMELRYQDSLAQLLDETTKAYERSLAITQNQYAAGTVSRADVITAQTQLATARASAIATGQLRAQYEHAIALLVGKPPSEVSIAVKPLEIALPSVPGMLPSSLLQRRPDIAEAERTMQQQNALIGVAQAAWYPTLSLTGEAGYSGLGKLFSAGNAIWSLAASASETLVDGGARSAQVAEARAGYDQSVANYRQTVLAAFQDVEDELSTLRVLGDQAVAQDDALRLARQAEGVARNEYQAGTVDYTTVVTAQATALSNAQASLQVKRDRLLASASLIRAVGGGWSDADLPMTAEATR; encoded by the coding sequence ATGAACATGCTGACCCGCCCACTCCTCATCGCCGCCTCGACGGCCGCCCTCGCCGCCTGTGCCGTGGGCCCCGATTACGTGCGTCCGCCCGCGCCCGCGCCCGTAGCCTTCAAGGAGGCGCCAGCGGGCTGGCAGGCCGCGCAGCCTGGTGACGGCGTGCCACGCGGCGCGTGGTGGTCGGTGTACGGCGACAGGGACCTCGACGACCTGGTCGCACAGGTGGCGGTGAACAACCAGAACCTGAAGGCGTCCGAGGCGGCGTATCGCCAGGCCACCGCGGTGGTGGCCGAGGCCCGCGCCGGCTACTCGCCCACGGTGTCGCTGACCCCGAGTGCGAGCCGGCAGCGCTCGGGCGGCAGCTCGGGCTCGGCCGGCACGGCGACGACGCGCTCCACGCGCGGGGTCGAGCTCAGCGGCTCGTGGGAGCCGGACCTGTGGGGCAAGGTGCGTCGCCAGGTCGAGAGCGACAAGGCCGCCGCGCAGGCCAGTGCCGCCGAGCTGGCCGACCTCACGCTCTCCGCCCAGGCCGAGCTGGTGAGCGACTACATGGAGCTGCGCTACCAGGATTCGCTCGCGCAGCTGCTGGACGAAACGACGAAAGCCTACGAGCGCAGCCTCGCCATCACCCAGAACCAGTACGCCGCCGGCACCGTGTCGCGCGCCGACGTGATCACCGCACAGACCCAGCTCGCCACGGCACGCGCGTCGGCCATCGCCACCGGCCAGTTGCGCGCGCAGTACGAGCATGCCATCGCCCTGCTGGTCGGCAAGCCGCCGTCGGAGGTGTCGATCGCGGTGAAGCCGCTGGAGATCGCCCTGCCCAGCGTGCCCGGGATGCTGCCGTCGAGCCTGTTGCAGCGGCGCCCCGACATCGCCGAGGCCGAGCGGACGATGCAACAGCAGAACGCGTTGATCGGCGTGGCGCAGGCCGCGTGGTATCCCACGCTGAGCCTTACCGGCGAAGCGGGCTATTCCGGCCTGGGCAAGCTGTTCAGTGCGGGCAACGCGATCTGGTCGCTGGCGGCGTCGGCCAGCGAGACCCTGGTCGATGGAGGCGCGCGCTCCGCCCAGGTGGCCGAGGCCCGCGCGGGTTACGACCAGAGCGTGGCGAACTACCGGCAGACGGTGCTGGCGGCGTTCCAGGACGTGGAGGACGAACTGTCGACGCTGCGCGTGCTCGGCGACCAGGCGGTGGCCCAGGACGACGCGCTACGCCTGGCCCGGCAGGCCGAGGGCGTTGCTCGCAACGAATACCAGGCCGGCACGGTGGACTACACCACCGTGGTGACCGCGCAGGCCACGGCGCTGTCGAACGCGCAGGCATCCCTGCAGGTGAAGCGCGACCGCCTGCTGGCCAGTGCGAGTCTGATCCGTGCGGTCGGTGGCGGCTGGAGCGACGCGGACCTGCCGATGACCGCGGAGGCGACTCGCTAG